The DNA segment CAGTGTGATGACCGACAGCAGGCACAGTCCTGCTGCAAATAAATATCTCAGTTTCATCAAATCTCAAAGTTTTAAAGCCCGATAATCTAGTACCCTTCATTTTGTATTAAAGCAGTATTGGCATCCACTTCCCGCTGAGGAATAGGCATTAATACCTGGTAGGCTTTAATAGGTGCATCCCTGCCAAAACTGTTTTCGGCTTTTACCGCTGCTTCCAGCCTGCCGGTACGTACAAGATCAAACCACCGCTGTCCTTCAAAACAGAACTCCAGCCGGCGCTCTTCCAGGATCGCATCTTTAAATGTGGTCTTTGACAGGCCCTTTAACGGATCCAGTCCGGCACGCTTACGCACTTTATTAATGGCATCATATGCTTCTCCATCCGGTGCGCCTTTGGCTTCATTCAATGCCTCAGCATAGATGAGTAACACTTCAGAATAACGCATATACGGCCAGCTGGTACCTCCCTGTGAACCTATCTTTGTAGTAGGATCTGCTAATTTCCAGAAAGAAACAGCCAGTGCGGGGTCTGTTGTTTCTACAGATAATTGCACCGTTTGCTGCGTAGCAGGATGTACGTAAGAGGTCAGGAAAGTAACGGCTTTACGTTTATCAGTAGCTATATATTTATCAAACAGCGATTTGCTTACCCGGAAAATACCGAAGCCATTACTGGGTACAATAGGTGCACCCCGCGGGGCATAGCCGGTAGTAAAGGAATTACCCTGTACATCTGTTACAAACAATACTTCAAAAAGCGATTCTTTACCACAGCGATTCTTCAGTGCAAATACATCTGCATAATCTTCCCACAGGTCATATACTTTCCCGTCTATTACTTCTTTCGCCTTGTTGGCTGCCTGCTGCCAGTATGGTGAGTTGGCTGTATTCCCTGCCCTGGTAAGATATACTTTGGCAAGCAAACCTTTTGCAGCTCCCTGTGTTGCCCTGCCTGCATTACTGCCGGTATATCCTTTGGGCAACACCGTTTCTGCATCTTTCAGGTCTGCTTCTATCTGGTTGTACACATCATCCAGCTTGGCTTTTGGCGCCATTACCCCATCCAGAGAAGTGATTTCCTGCGTTACCAAAGGCACCTCACCATAAAAACGCACCAGGTTAAAATAATGCAGTGCCCGTAAGAACTTGGC comes from the Chitinophaga sp. H8 genome and includes:
- a CDS encoding RagB/SusD family nutrient uptake outer membrane protein yields the protein MKYLVIIFTFLIISCKPNLDLAPAGWKGTSTFYKNAADAEAAVTGAYAMLYDVYRNEHILTPNVIGADDGIPFLTGSADRIALWKYTMAPSNVYTGQIWSTAYRGIQFSNVVIARIPGIGMDETLKKQYVGEAKFLRALHYFNLVRFYGEVPLVTQEITSLDGVMAPKAKLDDVYNQIEADLKDAETVLPKGYTGSNAGRATQGAAKGLLAKVYLTRAGNTANSPYWQQAANKAKEVIDGKVYDLWEDYADVFALKNRCGKESLFEVLFVTDVQGNSFTTGYAPRGAPIVPSNGFGIFRVSKSLFDKYIATDKRKAVTFLTSYVHPATQQTVQLSVETTDPALAVSFWKLADPTTKIGSQGGTSWPYMRYSEVLLIYAEALNEAKGAPDGEAYDAINKVRKRAGLDPLKGLSKTTFKDAILEERRLEFCFEGQRWFDLVRTGRLEAAVKAENSFGRDAPIKAYQVLMPIPQREVDANTALIQNEGY